In Phycisphaerales bacterium AB-hyl4, the genomic window CGGACCATCTGTGCTCACGTCCCTGATCAGGCGACACCGCCACGCTTTGCTTCAAGCCGGACGTGCCAGGCCTTGAGCGGATTGCCAAGACGAGGGTGAGCAGATGGCGAAGTGAATGCGTTTTCAGTGCATGGACGCGAAGCACAGCCTGGAATGAACTAGTACAGATGGGTATTAGGCATTCCAACTAGGTGCGCCACTGAGGTTTGATCGCGAGGCGACATATGTTTTTACCTGATTTATCGGAAAATAATTGAAGTTCGGGGGAAAAGAAGTATACTGGAAATGTGTACTAGGTCAGATTTGATCGGAAGCAGCTAGAACATCACTTCATGCCTGCAATCGTTGCTGGCAAGGTTTGCAAGGTTGGTCGCATGTACTCAAGGAGCAATATGATGAGGAAGCGGATTGGCGTATTGGGTGTACTCGTCGGCGTGGGCATGGGGCTGAGCAGTCATGCGGGGGTGGCCGAGGCGGCCTTGTACGAAACAGGTTTCGAAGCTCCGGATTTCACACTGGGGCAAAACATCCATGGCATCGAGGGGTGGTCGAACACCGCAAACCACGCCACCGCCACGATTAGCGACGATGCGGCGGCATCGGGCAGTCAAGCGTTGAAAATCACCAGCACGGGCGGCGGCAGCACTGACCAGATCAACCACGATGTCGCGTCCCAGGCGGGCCAGGTTCTCGGCCAGATCAGTGTCGGCATGCGGCTGCGAATCGACACGCTCACCAGCAGTTTGGATGGGCGCGATATGACCCTCGTAATCAGGGGCATTGACGAAAGCACGAATACGGATGCTGATATGGTCACCATCAGCTTCAAGCGAAGCAATTCTGACACGGTTGCCAATCAGATCATTGTGAGAAATGGCTTCACGGACGTCAGCGTCGGAACATGGACGGCCGAGCAGTGGATGGACCTGGAAATCTCCCTCGACACCGAGGCCGACGTATTCAACCTGTCGATCAACGGCGATATGGCGTTCGGTTCAGAAGGGGCCGACTTTCGTTCGAATCGCTCTATGGCTGATCTCACAAACGTTCAATTCAGGCACACAGTGTGGCTGACATCGAGTTATTTTGTCGACGATTACATCGTCGTGCCGGAGCCCGCATCTCTTGCACTGCTGGTGCTCGGCGGAGCGTTGTGCCTGCGACGGAATCGGAAGCGGACGTTGCCGTCACAGCGTTAAGGTAGCGCATGCATGGCACGGTTGCACGAGTCGGGCGACTGGCGGATTGCCGCCTATTAGTCACGAAGGTTGTGAATGATGAAGCAGGTTTCAAAACCACTGGAGCATGGTCGCGGCGTTCCGAAGTATCTTCAATTGGCGGCCATACTCCGCCGGGATATTCTTGAAAACCGCTTGGCGCCCGGCGAGAAGCTCAAGTCCGTTCGGGAACTGGCCAACCTGCACGATTCGAACAAGGCGACGGTCAGCCAGACCATGCGCCACCTTGCAAGCGAAGGCCTGGTGGAACTGAAAGAGAAGAAGGGATGCTTCGTTCGAGAGCAGTCGCCGCGCTCGGCGGCGGTCGTGTTTGACCGCAATATTTATGACCCCAATCGCACTCCTTACACAAGCTTGCTGTTGCAGGAATTGGAAGAGCGATTTGAAGAGCAAGGCTGGATTTGTCGGCCGCTCCTCAACACCTCCCCCTGGGCGTGGGAAGAGTTTCGTGAAGCACTGAAAAATCG contains:
- a CDS encoding PEP-CTERM sorting domain-containing protein (PEP-CTERM proteins occur, often in large numbers, in the proteomes of bacteria that also encode an exosortase, a predicted intramembrane cysteine proteinase. The presence of a PEP-CTERM domain at a protein's C-terminus predicts cleavage within the sorting domain, followed by covalent anchoring to some some component of the (usually Gram-negative) cell surface. Many PEP-CTERM proteins exhibit an unusual sequence composition that includes large numbers of potential glycosylation sites. Expression of one such protein has been shown restore the ability of a bacterium to form floc, a type of biofilm.); protein product: MPAIVAGKVCKVGRMYSRSNMMRKRIGVLGVLVGVGMGLSSHAGVAEAALYETGFEAPDFTLGQNIHGIEGWSNTANHATATISDDAAASGSQALKITSTGGGSTDQINHDVASQAGQVLGQISVGMRLRIDTLTSSLDGRDMTLVIRGIDESTNTDADMVTISFKRSNSDTVANQIIVRNGFTDVSVGTWTAEQWMDLEISLDTEADVFNLSINGDMAFGSEGADFRSNRSMADLTNVQFRHTVWLTSSYFVDDYIVVPEPASLALLVLGGALCLRRNRKRTLPSQR